The nucleotide sequence CACGTAGTGATTAAATCAGCCACACCGCAGGATTCGGTAAAAGTTGAAAGATGTTTCGAATTATAGAACGTTTCGGCGAATTTGATCATCTCCATTAAACCTAGACGAATAATAGCTGATTTCGTGTTATCACCAAGACCCATTCCGTCGGCAAAACCTGCGCCGCAAGCTACGATATtctatgggaaaaaattataaataacaGATACATTTGCATTGAATTAAAATCATGATAATGAATAATGTAGATGTTATTATTACTTTTAATGCACCGCAAACTTCAACAGTATCGACATCGCTGACGACcgaaactttgaaattatcaGTTTCAATCAAGTCTTTCAAGATGGGAGCCATTACTTTATCTTTACAACCTGAAAATTACAATTATACATCGAATTAGAATGATTTGAAGAtcttttttggaataaaaatgaggtatttttttaaacataccGATAGTCGTTTCACAGAATTTTTCTTCAGCTACTTCGTGAGCTAAGTTCGCTCCCATCAGAACGTTTACTTCAATACCCAGTATTCTATTGATAATATGAGAAATTAAGTCGATTCCACCACCTTCAGCTCTGTCGAAACCCTGTTGAATTGATATTGTACGATGTGTAATATATTACAACGTTGTAATCGTActaatacattttgaaattagtaCACAAAATATATTTACTTTGATCAACGATAATCCTACGGCAGTAGATTTTATTTTACCGCGTAAAGTTTCACATTGCCCTTTGATGAATTGATGAGGAACGACGAATATCAGAATATCTGCATCTTTGGCAGCTTCTATCAAATCGG is from Planococcus citri chromosome 1, ihPlaCitr1.1, whole genome shotgun sequence and encodes:
- the LOC135841810 gene encoding glycerol-3-phosphate dehydrogenase [NAD(+)], cytoplasmic-like isoform X4, which codes for MLNIYPDINYQPMLWCEFQLAVPDLIEAAKDADILIFVVPHQFIKGQCETLRGKIKSTAVGLSLIKGFDRAEGGGIDLISHIINRILGIEVNVLMGANLAHEVAEEKFCETTIGCKDKVMAPILKDLIETDNFKVSVVSDVDTVEVCGALKNIVACGAGFADGMGLGDNTKSAIIRLGLMEMIKFAETFYNSKHLSTFTESCGVADLITTCYGGRNRKVSEAFVTSGKSIEDLEKEMLNGQKLQGPVTAEEVNYMLRNRNMENEFPLFTAVYKICTGQMPPHTLIDQIRNHPEHKLRMPPSYNTARNAPAISRFSRLTISLFTYWMRR
- the LOC135841810 gene encoding glycerol-3-phosphate dehydrogenase [NAD(+)], cytoplasmic-like isoform X2, whose product is MAAPKKVCIVGSGNWGSAIAKLVGYNAARFDTFDDTVTMYVYEENINGRKLTEIINTEHENVKYLPGHKLPANVLAVPDLIEAAKDADILIFVVPHQFIKGQCETLRGKIKSTAVGLSLIKGFDRAEGGGIDLISHIINRILGIEVNVLMGANLAHEVAEEKFCETTIGCKDKVMAPILKDLIETDNFKVSVVSDVDTVEVCGALKNIVACGAGFADGMGLGDNTKSAIIRLGLMEMIKFAETFYNSKHLSTFTESCGVADLITTCYGGRNRKVSEAFVTSGKSIEDLEKEMLNGQKLQGPVTAEEVNYMLRNRNMENEFPLFTAVYKICTGQMPPHTLIDQIRNHPEHKLYNRKMPSDEMVGYHSVNQCHL
- the LOC135841810 gene encoding glycerol-3-phosphate dehydrogenase [NAD(+)], cytoplasmic-like isoform X3, yielding MAAPKKVCIVGSGNWGSAIAKLVGYNAARFDTFDDTVTMYVYEENINGRKLTEIINTEHENVKYLPGHKLPANVLAVPDLIEAAKDADILIFVVPHQFIKGQCETLRGKIKSTAVGLSLIKGFDRAEGGGIDLISHIINRILGIEVNVLMGANLAHEVAEEKFCETTIGCKDKVMAPILKDLIETDNFKVSVVSDVDTVEVCGALKNIVACGAGFADGMGLGDNTKSAIIRLGLMEMIKFAETFYNSKHLSTFTESCGVADLITTCYGGRNRKVSEAFVTSGKSIEDLEKEMLNGQKLQGPVTAEEVNYMLRNRNMENEFPLFTAVYKICTGQMPPHTLIDQIRNHPEHKVKHYD